The nucleotide sequence TGACCACGCAGAATGAGAGGAAGTACACGACGGTAAAACGCGGCCTTATGATTCAGCCCGCTGTTATAAATATACTTCTGTATTAAAGCGCTGTTCAATAGGGACTCTGATTCAAAAGGTCCGCTGATTGCAGAGTTCGAAATATTGTTATCGGGTGCTGTCCAGAACATGGAATCTTCGAATTGCCGTCTGCCAATACATCCGAAATAACCTGGGGAAGGGAGACACCGTATTTTATCCAGGTATGACCGGAGTTTCGCAGCAATTTCAGTTTTTTTTGCTGAGTCAAAGCCGTCCCATATGGTGTCAAGAGTGTCTCCGGTGATTCTTTCCATGACAATGTAATGGACAATGCCGCTTGCTTCGTTTTTGGAGTATAATGCATATACCTCTGGAACATGCGCTGGCAGTATTTTCCCGATCAGCAACATATTCTCGCCCTCGACCAGGCTCACATTTAAGCCATATTTTATTATGTAATGGTCGCCGAAACGCACGATTCGTCGGCCGGTGTATTCCTGAATAAGCTCGCTTGACGTTTCAATTTCTTCCGCCGTCGGCAAAGGAGCTGGGAGCCGAGATTGAAGAGCAAAGAACGGTAGCTGACATATTGTTTCCGCACTTGCATCTAAGGACATAGCTGCAGTCGTTATGCTAGAATGTAGCACGGCGATTTTGCTGGCAAGGGATGACGTTGCGGGTTTTGGCTAGGTCAGGAAAGTCATCTTTGATCTCTGTCAGCGCCAGCCAGGTCCAGCTCACGTGACACGCCGCGACCCTTAAATCCATTTGTTTACATCTCCAGCCTTGGGATCCACATCATCGCTTGCAGGAAGCAGTTTGCTTCTACGCGTCCTCAATATGACACTTACGAAGCAACAAGTGCAGCTTATATCGCAGCACCCGCTCAATGATACACTAAATCGATTTCGAGACAAGCTACATGATTTTGAAGAATTGCACCATGCACGACAGGACGATATCGCAAACCTCTTACTGGCTTTGGTCGGTTCTACTGCAGCATTTAACCTGCCCTGCCCCGACGGAAGAGACAATGTGGCAGTGAGGCTCTTATCTATAAAGCAACATGTTCCAGGACTGAGGCTCGAGCTGTTCTGCCCTCTAGTTCGCTGCATAATCGGCAAGGCTCCCGACGTCGACGTCTGGGATGCGGTTCTCAAACTCATCGAAAAACTCAGCGCCTTCACACCCCCTCCATCAAGCATTGCCCCGACATTCAAAGGCACACCTGTCAAGTCCAGCTCGAGCCGACTTGCGGACAGCGAAACGCGCGATATCGTCGAAGGGGAGCTCTTCGAGGAAATTAAATCTTGCACATTCCGCAATGTGCAGGGATTTTGCGACAAGTTTTTCGATCCCAAGACCTGGCGCAGAGAACAGAAAACAATGCTGAGGGCGATACTGACAGCACATGATGGAAAGACATGGACAGAATTTCCCTCCACTCCCGACGAAAAACCCGTCTGGGATTGGCTTTGGTCACTGGAACATCGCTTCTTAACTGGTGCACCACACAAGCTTCATACCACCAGAACTGCCAACCAGTTTAAGGAACGGAAAGGCCAGATGGATATCTTCTGGCAAACGCCAGCCACGAACGCGAATGATGCGTTTGAGTACAAACAGGTCCTCGTAGTTGGAGAGCAAAAGAAGTCATACGACACGGGCAGGTTCAAGGCTACCCTCCTCCAGCTCGCGCGATATGTGCGAGGCGTTTTCGCCGACCAGCCGACACGCCGATTCATTCACGCATTCTCACTCTGCGCTTCCACGATGGAGCTCTGGGTCTTCGACCGCTCGGGGCCATACAGCTCGGGACCTTTCGACATTCACGACGAGCCGGATAAGTTTGCGCGTGCTGTCGTGGGTTATGCCACGATGGATGAAGATGCGATGGGCCTTGACACGTTCATCGAGCGAAGTGATGGGTGTCGTCATGTCACACTGGACGATGCAAGCGGCAGTGAAATGAGGATTAGACTGGACAAGGCAATGGTCAGGCAGCGGGCCATCGTGTGTCGCGGAACTACCTGCTACGAGACCCAGAACAGCCAAGTCGCGAAGTTCTCATGGGCATCGGATAAGCGGAAGCTAGAAGCGGAACAACTGAGATTAGCTGAACAACGGGGCGTCAAAGGCGTAGCCAGACTGGTAGCGTATCGCCAGATCACTACCATTGCAGAGCTGCGGGAGGGCCTGGAGTTCCCCGAGCGCCACCCATTCCGGGGAGAGTCTGTTTGCTTTGAAGATCCGTCGTCGGCCACGGGAAGCACAAATACATCAAGCCACAAGCGCAAGTCATCGTCTGATAACACCTCGGACAATGCGTCCGAACCTAAGAGGCGGCGGTCCAACAGCCAGAAGTCGAAGCTGGCCACGGAGTTCAACGACGAGTTGTCGATCGGCAAGGCTAGGCCGAGCCTGTACACGCCAGGCGAGGACCCGTGGGAGAACAGGATTTATTCCTGCCTCCTCGTCTCACCAGCAGGCCGAATCATAAGTGAGTTCATGACGATCAAGGAACTGCTGGAGTCGATGCGCGATGCGATCAAGGTACACCAGTCTCTGTACATTGCTGGCGACATTCTCCATCGCGACATCTCCTCGAACAACATTATTATTACAAAGCCCGAGACTGCGGAGGGCTTCAAGGGCATGCTCATCGACCTTGATCTAGCTAAAGTGAGAGACAGTGGCCCAAGCGGAGCGCGGCACCAAACCGGCACGATGCAGTTCATGGCAATCGAAGTGCTACGGACAGCCGATCACACCTACCGTCATGACCTTGAGTCGTTCTTCTATGTCCTACTTTGGATGTGTGCGCGCCAATCTTGGAACAATGGATTTGGTGGTAAGGAGGAGCCGCCTAGGGACAGCATCTTGCGGAAATGGGAGATTGGAACATTTAAGCATATTGCGAACGCTAAAGTGGGCCATATGACCGTGAATGGTCTTGAAGAGGTTATGGACGAGTTTCCAGACATATTTCATGTCGTGAAGCCGCTTTGCCTGAAGATGCGGTCCATATTGTTTGGAGAAACAGCAAAGCTGAACATCGGAACTCCTAGTGACCCCAACGAACTCTACAGAGCCATTATCACAGCTTATGACGAAATTATTGATGTGCTACTAAAGAATTAATATAGACCGATAGTCAGCCTGGTATCCGCTCAGCCGTTGACTTACCTACGAATGTGATTCCATGGATTGGAAACTCAGGTGGAAATCCCTTTGCATTATAAGATTTGAATATTTACATTCTTGCAAAGAGTGACTACACATATTTTTTAGCTGGCGACATCCCAACGGCGGGGTTGCGGAAATCACGTGGTCATTACTTTGTGCCTACACAGGATTGTGGAGGAATTGCTCTGGGCGTCTGAGGAAGTGCTCGCAGATGCTCTCCCCACGTGACTGGTGTTAGGTAAGAAACGGACTAGCGCGGGGTTCTCTCCAGGAAACCTCCAAGTTTCAAACCATGGCCTTCTTTTCGCGCCAAAACCTTGGAAGAGCAAGCCATGGCGTCGCCATATCGTTTCTCTGCAGAAAACGCAAGAGAATCAATACGGAAGACCGGCGCATTTGCTGTGAAAAATACGTCAATAGGACAAAGTGTTGTTGGTTTCCAGAAAAGACTGCCTTTCAAGACACCAGAAGGCTTGGAATTCTGTGCGCAGAACAGTCTTCTGAATGAGGTTAGCCAACTCTTGCCAACGGTCATCAATGTTCTAATTCTGTTAGGATGTCCGGACTGTAATAGAGTCAAGTATCGATCGGCCACACTGGGGACTCGCTAAAATATATCGTGGCGACATACTTCCGTCTGATCGAGCTTATTTCTTTTTCGACGGACCTGATATGCAAGTCGTTCTCATCCTGCTATGGAGTCCGGGATCACGCTTCCTTTTTTTCGAAGGTTCACATAGTCTGAAATTACCCGATAAGGAGGAATCTGACTTTGGAATACTTACATTGCCCCACGACCAAATGCGAAGGGAAGGCGTTACGGAAGTCGAGGTTGAGATGTCTCAAGGCGGATTGTAAGATAAGGACCAAACCTAGAGTAATATCGGAGACTTACGCATTACAGCACTATTATAGACGGCCGAGTTGGTTGGACTGTTATTGAAGGATACCAAATCGCTATTGGATATGCATCAGAAGCAGAGATCAGTCATTGGGGAAAGGTCGAACTGGGCAACACAGAAGCTCTCCAaaaaaaggtcaaggacTTGAATGCGCGTGGAATAAAGACAAACTTTACATTCGTGGATGGGTTGGATGCTTCCAGACACCGTTTCTAGTAGGTTTGACACTTCAGGAAAGTGCACGGAATCTGGCTTGTACAGGGATTGACAGTAAAATAATACTAATGCACAGTGTGTCCACGCATGTCCTTTGACAGGTCCCAGATCAATCCATCCATGGGATTTACAACCATGGCAGAACTTCGGTTATATAACATTACATCGTACCCATCTGTGGTGCTTTGATGAAGATCATAAACCTCGGATCCTGATCCTCGACCGAGGCCAGCCGATAACGGAAACGTTCCAACATAATTACTACTACTCCCAGTCTGTGGACTGGTCTCAGGTGGCGGAAAGTTCAAGTTTGGAACGGGGGATGCCTCTGGGAGGTTGGCCGAATCGAAAATGGCCACTGCAATCATCAGAATTTTGCCAAGGAAGACAATGCGGGAATACAGACCTAATGGGCTAGTTTCGTTTCCGGTATTGACTTGAGGAGCATGAAGTGTAGAGCCCACATTTGGACCATCAGACCGGCTTATTTTaggaggaggcggtgaaAACTCTTCACATTCCGAGTTCTGAACCCGCTTTCTTGGGTTCTTCGCAGCTTCATTGCCGGCCTGTCGAAAAGCAGCATCCAACAGTTTGGCTGGGGCCTCAATTATACGGTCCCTTTGCTTTACTGCTTTCGCAATGATATCTCGGGGCAGTTTATCCTTCATTCGTTCTAGACAACTGGCATGGTTTTTCTTGAAAGTAGATACCTTGTCTAGTGGTTCTGCACAACAAATGCATTGTATGTCCTCATTTGAAACATCTGAGCAGTAAACGTCTACACTGATGTAAGTTGAAGCCATTGGTAATATGTAAGAATCGACGTCCTACGTGTTGCATAGTGCCGACGTAGTGGCTTCTCATCTAATGGTCCTTTGCGACAGCCTGGATGGGGGCAAAACTGTCGGTGATGATTGAGGTCGGGATTgcgccaagtttgcttgggATTGGAGCTAGCAAGCTGGTGGTCCTCAACATTTTCGTTGGATTCGCTTCGGAAAATTGGTGAGAATGTGATCGACTGAGAGTTTGCTCCGGAAATCTTGTCTATCAGGCAGCGTATTTGAACCTGGACTGCCGTCAGTTAAGACTTGACCCCAGCTGTGAGTTGCTCTGTGACAGACCTGATGCCTTTCGATAGACTTGACTGCACGATCTATCTCAACCAGGTGACTTTTGATATCTTCCACCTCGGAGTGCCATGGATGGGACTGACAGTTGCTCTGGGCAATCGTGCTTTCGATAACGTAGTGTTTTCAGAAATTAATGGATGGGTGGGGGAACCAAAGCTAGCCATCACATGCGCCATTTTGGGTTCCCAGACGGTGCCACTTCGGCAAACCCAATCCTCCACCTTAAAAGGAATAGATATATAAATGTGTGATCTGTTATCGCCAAAGCAACTCACGACAAACACCCCACAAAACTTTCACCCTGTGCAACTTCAGAACCTTGCCTTGATTCGGCCTTCCAACGAGCAAATGGGGGAGGGTAGTGAGGTCTGCTACGCCTGTGGTGGCAACCCTGTTGGAGTTGCCTGCGGAAACTGTGGAGCGAAACCCAAATAGATCAAAGGCAAGGAAACCACCGAACGAAACAAAAAGCACGGCAATAGAAGTTACTTACCAGGATGCAGACGTCAAGACCAAACTGGTGGTAAACCACACTCGAGATTTTGATGTTTGCAGGATAATTTGTGGCTGGTCTGTGATGACGATCAAATACGGATGTGGCGTTGGACAACGCGGGGTAAAGTCGAAGGAAGGATGTGTCCAtcagcattggcatcaatcCACGGGAGCTGACGCGTCCTTCGGGGTTTTCAGGGTTCTTTCGGTCGTTCGGGGTCCTTTTGGTTCTTCGGGGTTCTGCAGGTTCTACAGGTTCTACGGGTTCTGCAGGTTCTACGGGTTCTGCAGGTTCTGCGGGTTCTGAGAGTTCCACAAATAGATGCCCGCCAATGGAGAGATCACCGATATTACACAGGACTACAAAACCACCTACACAcagcaaaaaagaaaaaattAAGAACAAAAAAGGTATCAGGAGCCGATTTGCTTTTCGGACTTGCAAAAGTCAATATTACGACAATTTATTGTATGAGAGAGAATTTGAGATTTTGTAGGGTCTTGAATAATGCAACCTTCACGACGATACCTCCTGATGTGTGCAATAGAATATCTGGCTCATAAGTGGCTCGACCAACATGCATGCAACTTGCAGGAAAGCTGACCTGGGGGTATTAGGTCGCTGATCCGGATGCAACTCGAGCGGAAGAAGGGGAACGGAGCCGAGACAATATTTTCTCATAACCTGTTCAACAGATCACATCTGAGATAACGTTCGAATGCCTATATAAAGGCAACATCCTACTCTCGCTTCCCCAACAAAAGGCTCACAAAGACATTCATAACTTCTTATTGGATCACGTCGCTGAATACACTGTTCTTCTCACCCTTGCATTATGTTCTCCAGTCAGTCTCCCGCTGCAAATGCAAGTCTTTTTTGGAACTTGCAGTCGCCGCCCAAACGGCTCGGCATAAGTGACATTCCTTTTCCCGGGCTATTCAACATTGAGATCTCGCAGCTCCTTTCCTGGGGTTTGCACAGTTATGCCCAAGTGATGTGCTTCTTTGGGCTCCTAGCTTTTTTCAAAACCTACTTTGGCAAGCTACAGTCGTTGCTGGAGGATCATTTTAGTCAGTATCCATTTCTGCAACAGATTCCCTCTCTAACATCAACTAGCTTCAACTCTCCATGTAAAAGCTACAGATGAGACCTATGACATGCTTTTAGCTTGGGCTTCATCTCGCGGTCTCAATAACTTGGCAAGATCAATCATTGCTCGAGTAGGGACGAAGTGGAAATCCCGACATAGTCTCTCTATGAATGGCAAAAAGCCAATCTGCATATCTCCATGGAACGGGGGCTTTTGGTTTCGATTTAAGGGCAAGATACTTTCATATCAGATCCAATCTGTCAGCAACGGATTACATAAAGAAGAGGTCATCACTATCACTTGCTTGGGTAGATCAGTGCAGGTTCTCAAGGACCTCATTGAAGAATGCCGGGTTGAATACCTGAAACAGGGCCAAAATAAAATGTCAATTTTCAAGAACTGTGGCGACTATTGGAAGAaaaccacaaccaaagaCAAGCGGCCATTATCGACTATTATTACGAGCGAGACTCAGAAGCAAGATTTGGTCGAAGATGTGAAGGAGTTTCTGGACCCGGAAACTCAAACTTGGTACGCCGGGCGAGGCATCCCATATCGAAGAGGATATCTACTATATGGCCCGCCTGGAACCGGAAAGTCAAGCCTCGTCTCGGCCGTAGCTGGTGAGTTCGATCTCGACATCCGCACCATCAGTATTCCTAGCGTGGACGACAACAAGTTAGAGGACCTCTTCGACAGCCTGCCTGAGAGATGTGTTGTTTTGCTGGAGGATGTAGATGCAGTCGACACAGATCGCTCACAATATTCTGACGCatctgagaagaagaagaagaagggtaCGCTATCTCTTTCAGGTCTTTTGAACACTTTGGATGGTGTAGCATCGCAGGAAGGCCGAATATTGTTCATGACCACGAATCATAAAGACAAGTTGGACGACGCTCTCATACGACCTGGCCGCATTGACAGAAAGTTTGAGATTAAACTAGCTGACAAAACTGTGACGAGGGACCTTTTCAGGTTTATTTTCAGACAAAGGGAGCACTTCAATCCTCAATTTCATGTGAACGGCAAGGGAACAAAAAATGCAAGCCATCCCCCTCAAGAAAAAGTCCCGCACCTATGGCCGAGTTTGATAAAGGACCTGTTTAGGTTCGTTTTTGGGGTTAAGGAAGATCCCTTCGCGCAGAAGAAGGTGCTGGATGAAAGGGAAACGCCGGATAAAGATCATGTTGCCCGGGGTAAAGCACGAGCCACGGGTGACCGTGCGATAAATCGGCTTGCTGCCAAGTTTGCTACCAAAATTCCAGAGTTTGAGTTCAGCGCAGCACAGATTATGTGCCATCTTCTACAGCACAGGAAATCACCCAAAGATGCTTTGAAATACGCCAGCAATTGGGTTGATCTTACACGAAAAGATATGCAGATGATGTGCGGAACGGTAGAGCctaagctgctgctgtcaGGAAATTCTGAGCCGTTGAAAGAAGGTTTATGGATGAAACCTAGCAATAAAAAAAGCCCTGTTACAGGCAAACTGAAGAGGGTTGGGAAGTTTTCCGACTTACACCTCACGGTACCGTAAGTCATTATAAGCATGTTTGGCGAACATCCCGCAACGGCGTCATACATGGCAGCTAATCAAAGTTCAGTGTCTCTCCGCCTCCATCGCCTTGCGACTCtgcttgccagccaggcagTGCTTCAACACATTTCTCCTTGAGCACTGTGGGGGACACGGTTGTTTGTACCACTTCCGTTCCACTTTGTGTTCCTACCGACACACAGCCAAACTCAGTAACCTGCACAGAGGAGCTTTGCGGCGAAACAAAGCGCAATTCTCATAGTCATATTGATTACACCGACAAAGACTTCCTTTTGAATGATGGCGCTTGTGAGATGACTGAGGCAGACCGGCACAGATTTGGCATCCAAGACTGGTCGGAGGAAAACTCGTCTTCTACCCACACGAa is from Pochonia chlamydosporia 170 chromosome Unknown PCv3seq00027, whole genome shotgun sequence and encodes:
- a CDS encoding phosphotransferase enzyme family protein (similar to Eutypa lata UCREL1 XP_007790002.1); the encoded protein is MSLDASAETICQLPFFALQSRLPAPLPTAEEIETSSELIQEYTGRRIVRFGDHYIIKYGLNVSLVEGENMLLIGKILPAHVPEVYALYSKNEASGIVHYIVMERITGDTLDTIWDGFDSAKKTEIAAKLRSYLDKIRCLPSPGYFGCIGRRQFEDSMFWTAPDNNISNSAISGPFESESLLNSALIQKYIYNSGLNHKAAFYRRVLPLILRGHKPIFTHGDLQRKNVIIRENGEVVLIDWETAGWYPEYWEYAMAVFACGAWQDDWHEFIGQVLVEYPTEYAWFDMLRRELWS
- a CDS encoding serine/threonine-protein kinase Sgk2 (similar to Blastomyces dermatitidis SLH14081 XP_002622053.1) — encoded protein: MTLTKQQVQLISQHPLNDTLNRFRDKLHDFEELHHARQDDIANLLLALVGSTAAFNLPCPDGRDNVAVRLLSIKQHVPGLRLELFCPLVRCIIGKAPDVDVWDAVLKLIEKLSAFTPPPSSIAPTFKGTPVKSSSSRLADSETRDIVEGELFEEIKSCTFRNVQGFCDKFFDPKTWRREQKTMLRAILTAHDGKTWTEFPSTPDEKPVWDWLWSLEHRFLTGAPHKLHTTRTANQFKERKGQMDIFWQTPATNANDAFEYKQVLVVGEQKKSYDTGRFKATLLQLARYVRGVFADQPTRRFIHAFSLCASTMELWVFDRSGPYSSGPFDIHDEPDKFARAVVGYATMDEDAMGLDTFIERSDGCRHVTLDDASGSEMRIRLDKAMVRQRAIVCRGTTCYETQNSQVAKFSWASDKRKLEAEQLRLAEQRGVKGVARLVAYRQITTIAELREGLEFPERHPFRGESVCFEDPSSATGSTNTSSHKRKSSSDNTSDNASEPKRRRSNSQKSKLATEFNDELSIGKARPSLYTPGEDPWENRIYSCLLVSPAGRIISEFMTIKELLESMRDAIKVHQSLYIAGDILHRDISSNNIIITKPETAEGFKGMLIDLDLAKVRDSGPSGARHQTGTMQFMAIEVLRTADHTYRHDLESFFYVLLWMCARQSWNNGFGGKEEPPRDSILRKWEIGTFKHIANAKVGHMTVNGLEEVMDEFPDIFHVVKPLCLKMRSILFGETAKLNIGTPSDPNELYRAIITAYDEIIDVLLKN